One window of Candidatus Tokpelaia hoelldoblerii genomic DNA carries:
- a CDS encoding Histidine triad (HIT) protein (bhsal02500), with translation MSEKNTFMLDSRLQQDMAFIVSLGLSELLLMNDKRWPWLILVPRIAGAEEVHSLPRLQQAQLMEEISTVAAALRDVTGCEKINIGALGNIVRQLHIHLIARNSGDANWPNPVWGFGRREPYTGTAVQDIVARIQARCG, from the coding sequence ATGTCTGAGAAAAACACATTTATGCTGGATTCCCGCCTGCAGCAGGATATGGCGTTTATCGTTTCACTGGGGTTGAGCGAACTGCTTTTGATGAATGACAAACGCTGGCCGTGGCTGATTTTGGTGCCGCGGATTGCCGGTGCGGAAGAGGTGCACAGCCTGCCGCGGTTGCAGCAGGCACAGCTGATGGAGGAAATCAGCACGGTTGCCGCCGCTTTGCGGGATGTGACAGGATGTGAGAAAATCAACATCGGTGCGCTGGGCAATATTGTGCGGCAATTGCATATCCATCTCATCGCCCGCAACAGCGGCGATGCCAACTGGCCAAATCCCGTTTGGGGGTTTGGCCGGCGGGAACCTTATACAGGCACGGCAGTGCAGGATATTGTTGCCCGTATACAGGCGCGCTGTGGATAA
- the sitB gene encoding ABC Mn+2/Fe+2 transporter ATPase subunit SitB (bhsal02520), which translates to MTKADHGIVVDHVTVTYRNGHTALRDASFSLPAGTITALVGINGAGKSTLFKAIMGFAPLRAGKVRVLGKPVRAALRQNLIAYVPQSEEVDWNFPVLVEDVVMMGRYGYMGLLRRPRDADYAAVAAACMRVGIMDLRQRQIGELSGGQKKRVFLARALAQDSSVILLDEPFTGVDATTEEQIITLLRALRDEGRVVLVSTHNLGSVPEFCDHTVLVKGTVLAYGKTKTVFTAKNLQKTFDGTLRSFDRRGGRRNA; encoded by the coding sequence ATGACAAAAGCTGACCATGGTATTGTGGTGGATCATGTCACCGTTACCTACCGTAATGGCCACACAGCCCTGCGGGATGCCAGTTTTTCCCTGCCGGCCGGCACGATTACCGCCCTTGTCGGGATAAACGGGGCGGGCAAATCAACCTTGTTCAAGGCGATTATGGGCTTTGCGCCGTTGCGTGCGGGGAAAGTTCGCGTGCTGGGCAAGCCGGTACGGGCAGCGTTGCGCCAGAACCTGATTGCCTATGTGCCGCAGTCGGAGGAGGTGGACTGGAATTTTCCGGTGCTGGTTGAAGATGTGGTGATGATGGGGCGCTATGGCTATATGGGCCTGTTGCGCCGCCCGCGGGATGCCGATTATGCGGCGGTGGCGGCCGCGTGTATGCGGGTCGGTATCATGGATTTGCGCCAGCGCCAGATTGGCGAGCTTTCCGGCGGGCAGAAAAAGCGGGTGTTTCTGGCCCGCGCCCTGGCGCAGGACAGTTCTGTTATCCTGCTGGATGAGCCGTTTACCGGTGTTGACGCGACAACGGAAGAGCAGATTATCACCCTGTTGCGCGCCCTGCGGGATGAGGGGCGGGTGGTGCTGGTTTCCACCCATAATCTTGGTTCTGTGCCGGAATTTTGCGACCATACGGTGCTGGTCAAGGGCACGGTGCTGGCTTATGGCAAAACGAAAACTGTTTTTACCGCAAAAAACCTGCAGAAAACCTTTGAT
- a CDS encoding ABC-type metal ion transporter periplasmic subunit (precursor) (bhsal02510), whose product MDLVGKQSLTGMLAGMVLAVILAVAPAAGQVKFKVVTTFTVIADMARNVAGDAAVVESITRPGAEIHQYQPTPGDIRRAQGAQLILWNGLGLELWFEKFFRNLQDVPGVVVSDGVTPVGITEGPYNGQPNPHAWMSPKAALVYVDNIRNALVKYDPENAALYRANAEQYKQKIIATIAPLREQLAAIPKNGRWLVTSEGAFSYLARDFGLKELYLWPINADQQGTPRQVRQVIDAVRKNGIGVVFSESTVSPKPAQQVAHETGARYGGVLYVDSLSPPDGVVPTYLDLLRVTISTIAQGLLQ is encoded by the coding sequence ATGGATCTGGTTGGAAAGCAGTCACTGACGGGTATGCTGGCGGGCATGGTTCTGGCCGTCATTCTTGCTGTTGCGCCCGCCGCCGGGCAGGTGAAGTTCAAGGTGGTAACGACCTTTACAGTGATTGCCGATATGGCGAGAAACGTTGCCGGTGATGCGGCTGTTGTCGAATCCATCACCCGGCCGGGGGCGGAAATTCATCAATACCAGCCGACACCGGGCGATATCCGCCGCGCGCAGGGGGCGCAGCTGATTTTATGGAACGGGCTTGGTCTTGAACTGTGGTTTGAAAAATTCTTCCGCAATCTGCAGGATGTGCCGGGTGTTGTGGTTTCAGACGGCGTGACGCCGGTTGGTATTACCGAGGGGCCTTATAACGGCCAGCCCAACCCTCATGCCTGGATGTCGCCAAAGGCAGCGCTGGTTTATGTGGATAATATCCGCAATGCGCTGGTGAAGTACGACCCGGAAAATGCCGCGCTTTACCGTGCCAATGCTGAACAGTACAAACAGAAAATCATTGCGACAATTGCGCCTTTGCGCGAGCAGCTGGCTGCTATTCCCAAAAACGGGCGCTGGCTGGTGACAAGTGAAGGGGCATTTTCCTATCTGGCGCGCGATTTTGGCCTGAAGGAGCTCTATCTGTGGCCGATTAACGCCGACCAGCAGGGCACGCCGCGGCAGGTAAGACAGGTGATTGATGCAGTGCGCAAAAACGGCATTGGCGTGGTGTTTTCAGAAAGCACGGTTTCACCCAAACCCGCGCAGCAGGTGGCGCACGAAACCGGTGCGCGTTATGGCGGGGTGCTTTATGTGGATTCCTTGAGTCCGCCGGATGGTGTTGTGCCGACCTATCTTGATCTGCTACGGGTGACAATCAGCACAATTGCACAGGGGTTATTGCAATGA